A region of Planococcus sp. MSAK28401 DNA encodes the following proteins:
- the tpiA gene encoding triose-phosphate isomerase — MRKPIIAGNWKMYKTASQAKEFVEKVNGLVPDAEKLDSVICAPALYLTQLVDAAENSALKIGAQTMHDKGEGAFTGEISPVQLADIGVDYVIIGHSERRQYFNETDETVNAKVKSAFSHQLTPILCVGETDEQREGGQMESIVESQVEKAVEGLTDAQIAELVIAYEPIWAIGTGKTATAEDANEACGIVRKKIASLYSDESAEKVRIQYGGSVKPANIQELLSMEHIDGALVGGASLETESFVKLLEAGSNA, encoded by the coding sequence GTGAGAAAACCGATCATTGCAGGAAACTGGAAAATGTATAAAACAGCATCACAAGCGAAGGAATTTGTAGAAAAAGTAAACGGCTTGGTGCCGGATGCAGAAAAACTCGATTCTGTCATTTGTGCCCCGGCTCTATACCTGACTCAATTAGTGGATGCTGCTGAAAACAGCGCATTGAAAATTGGCGCACAGACGATGCACGATAAAGGCGAAGGCGCATTCACTGGTGAAATCAGCCCTGTGCAATTGGCAGACATCGGCGTCGACTATGTCATTATCGGGCATTCCGAGCGCCGACAGTATTTCAATGAAACCGATGAAACAGTCAATGCAAAAGTGAAATCGGCATTTTCACATCAATTGACGCCGATCCTATGTGTCGGTGAAACTGATGAACAGCGTGAAGGGGGCCAAATGGAAAGCATCGTGGAATCGCAAGTCGAAAAAGCAGTAGAGGGCTTGACCGATGCACAAATCGCTGAGCTAGTCATTGCTTACGAGCCAATCTGGGCAATCGGAACAGGTAAAACAGCGACAGCTGAAGATGCCAACGAAGCTTGCGGCATCGTCCGCAAAAAAATCGCTTCACTTTACAGCGATGAATCGGCTGAAAAAGTCCGCATCCAGTACGGCGGAAGCGTGAAACCTGCCAATATCCAGGAATTGCTCTCGATGGAGCATATCGACGGCGCGTTAGTCGGCGGTGCGAGCTTGGAAACGGAATCGTTCGTCAAGCTGTTGGAGGCGGGTTCAAATGCGTAA
- the gpmI gene encoding 2,3-bisphosphoglycerate-independent phosphoglycerate mutase — MRKTANPAALIILDGFGCREETAGNAVAQAHKPNFDRLWNEYPHELLTASGEAVGLPDGQMGNSEVGHLNIGAGRIVYQNLTRIHKSIKDGDFFENPAFLDAVMNAKENGKALHVMGLLSDGGVHSHYEHLFALLRLAKQQGLSEVYVHGFLDGRDVGPKTALHYIEETEKQMQQIGIGRFASISGRYYAMDRDKRWERVELAYRAIVDGTGPSASSAAAGVEASYAEGVVDEFVLPFTVKEEGETPAVIESGDSVIFFNFRPDRAIQLTTVLTRPDFAHFPLSIQHPKDLVFISFTIYSEELKTRIAYDNVNLVNTIGEVLSANGMTQLRIAETEKYPHVTFFMSGGREEVFPGEDRILVSSPKVATYDLQPEMSAYEVTDRLVEQIDAGAHDAIILNFANPDMVGHSGMLEPTIKAVEVVDECLGRIVEALHRQGGSALITADHGNADEVLTEDGLPMTAHTTNRVPVILTKHGEVLRSGGILADLAPTILKLLDVKQPEEMTGKPLY; from the coding sequence ATGCGTAAAACGGCCAATCCGGCTGCCTTGATCATCCTTGATGGTTTCGGCTGCCGCGAAGAAACCGCTGGAAATGCAGTTGCACAAGCGCATAAGCCGAATTTCGACAGACTGTGGAACGAATATCCCCATGAATTGCTGACAGCTTCGGGTGAAGCGGTCGGTTTGCCGGACGGGCAAATGGGCAATTCCGAAGTCGGCCATTTGAATATCGGTGCGGGCCGCATTGTTTACCAAAATTTGACACGTATCCATAAATCAATCAAAGACGGCGATTTCTTTGAAAATCCCGCATTTCTAGATGCTGTCATGAACGCTAAAGAAAACGGCAAAGCTTTACATGTCATGGGCTTGCTCAGCGACGGGGGCGTCCATAGCCATTATGAGCACCTATTCGCTTTATTGCGCCTCGCGAAACAGCAAGGCTTAAGCGAAGTCTATGTACACGGATTTTTGGACGGCCGCGATGTCGGTCCGAAAACCGCGCTTCATTATATAGAAGAAACTGAAAAACAAATGCAGCAAATCGGCATTGGGCGCTTCGCTTCCATCAGCGGACGTTATTACGCGATGGACCGTGACAAACGTTGGGAACGCGTTGAACTTGCTTACCGGGCAATAGTCGACGGAACCGGGCCAAGCGCCAGTTCCGCTGCGGCCGGCGTTGAGGCGTCTTATGCAGAAGGGGTTGTCGATGAATTTGTCCTGCCGTTTACGGTCAAGGAAGAAGGGGAAACGCCTGCTGTCATTGAATCAGGCGATTCCGTCATCTTCTTTAATTTCCGTCCGGACCGGGCCATCCAATTGACAACTGTGTTGACACGTCCTGATTTCGCTCATTTCCCGCTAAGCATCCAGCATCCGAAAGATCTGGTGTTTATTAGCTTCACGATCTATAGTGAGGAATTGAAGACCCGAATTGCTTACGACAACGTCAATTTGGTGAATACAATCGGGGAAGTATTATCGGCGAACGGCATGACGCAATTGCGCATCGCTGAAACGGAAAAATATCCGCACGTCACCTTCTTCATGAGCGGTGGTCGGGAAGAAGTGTTCCCGGGGGAAGACCGCATTCTCGTGTCATCACCGAAAGTGGCGACTTACGATTTGCAGCCTGAAATGAGCGCCTATGAAGTGACCGACCGTCTCGTCGAACAAATCGATGCAGGCGCACACGATGCAATCATCTTGAACTTCGCCAATCCAGACATGGTCGGCCATAGCGGCATGCTCGAGCCGACAATCAAGGCAGTCGAAGTCGTGGATGAATGTCTTGGCCGTATCGTTGAAGCACTCCATCGCCAAGGCGGATCGGCGCTCATCACAGCCGACCACGGCAACGCGGACGAAGTGCTGACTGAAGACGGCTTGCCGATGACTGCGCATACGACAAACCGTGTACCTGTCATCTTGACGAAGCATGGGGAAGTATTGCGGAGCGGTGGAATTCTAGCGGATCTCGCACCAACTATCCTCAAGCTGCTTGATGTTAAGCAGCCGGAAGAGATGACTGGAAAGCCGTTGTATTAA
- a CDS encoding alpha/beta hydrolase, with product MRISQPKPFFFEQGPRAVLLLHGFTGNSADVRMLGRFLETKGYTSIAPHYAGHGVAPEKLVETGPVDWWKDVEQAYQTLIDKGYQEIAVAGLSLGGVFSLKLGYTKPIKGIVTMCAPMHMKSTDLMYQGVLEYAREYKKYEGKDDKLIEEEMKKFEEKPMETLAELRELIGEVRNNVDHVYAPLFVVQGSLDKVINTESANIIHDEAESTDKRIKWYEKSGHVITLDQEKKQLHEDIYEFLESLDWSV from the coding sequence ATGCGCATTTCACAACCAAAACCATTCTTCTTTGAGCAAGGGCCGCGTGCGGTTCTGTTATTGCACGGCTTTACCGGCAATTCCGCAGACGTCCGGATGCTCGGGCGATTCTTGGAAACGAAAGGCTATACAAGCATCGCGCCGCATTACGCAGGGCACGGTGTGGCACCGGAGAAGCTAGTGGAGACAGGCCCTGTGGATTGGTGGAAAGACGTCGAACAAGCGTATCAAACACTGATTGACAAGGGATACCAGGAGATTGCGGTGGCTGGTTTATCGCTCGGCGGCGTATTCAGTTTAAAACTGGGGTATACAAAGCCTATAAAGGGCATTGTGACCATGTGCGCGCCGATGCACATGAAATCTACCGACTTGATGTACCAGGGCGTTTTGGAGTATGCCCGTGAATACAAGAAATATGAAGGAAAAGATGATAAGCTTATCGAAGAAGAGATGAAGAAGTTCGAGGAAAAGCCGATGGAAACACTCGCTGAACTGCGTGAGTTGATCGGTGAAGTACGGAATAACGTCGATCATGTCTATGCACCGCTTTTCGTCGTCCAAGGCTCATTGGACAAAGTCATCAATACAGAGTCTGCGAACATCATCCATGACGAAGCGGAGTCGACTGACAAGCGCATCAAATGGTACGAGAAATCGGGCCATGTCATTACGCTGGATCAGGAGAAAAAGCAATTGCATGAAGATATATACGAGTTTCTCGAATCGCTCGATTGGAGCGTGTGA
- the secG gene encoding preprotein translocase subunit SecG encodes MHTLLMTLLLIVSIALIVVVLLQSGKSAGLSGAISGGAEQLFGKQKARGLDLVLHRVTIVLAALFFILAIAVTKV; translated from the coding sequence ATGCATACATTGTTAATGACATTACTTCTTATCGTCTCGATCGCTTTGATTGTTGTCGTTCTATTGCAATCAGGGAAAAGTGCAGGTCTTTCAGGAGCCATCTCCGGTGGAGCAGAGCAACTTTTCGGCAAGCAAAAAGCCCGTGGGTTGGATCTTGTCCTACACCGGGTGACGATCGTCCTTGCTGCCTTATTCTTTATTCTGGCTATCGCCGTAACGAAAGTATAA
- the eno gene encoding phosphopyruvate hydratase yields MPIITHIQAREVLDSRGNPTVEVEVFTESGAFGRAIVPSGASTGEHEAVELRDGDKSRYLGKGVLKAVDHVNNEIADELEENYSVLDQVSIDQALIELDGTENKGRLGANAILGVSMAVAHAAANYLDMPLYQYLGGFNAKQLPVPMMNILNGGEHADNNVDIQEFMVMPVGAESFRHALRMGAEIFHNLKTVLKDKGYNTSVGDEGGFAPNLGSNEEALETIMVAIEKAGFKPGQDVLLAMDVAASEIYDKEKGVYTLAGDNTVKTSAEMVDWYEELANKYPIVSIEDGLDENDWDGFKLLTDRIGDKVQLVGDDLFVTNTRKLAQGIEQGIGNSILIKVNQIGTLTETFDAIEMAKRAGYTAVISHRSGESEDVTIADIAVATNAGQIKTGAPSRTDRVAKYNQLLRIEDQLHDTAKYLGVKTFYNLKK; encoded by the coding sequence TTGCCAATTATTACACACATCCAAGCACGCGAAGTACTCGATTCTAGAGGGAACCCGACTGTTGAAGTTGAGGTATTCACAGAAAGCGGCGCATTCGGCCGTGCAATCGTGCCATCTGGCGCATCTACTGGAGAACACGAAGCGGTTGAACTTCGCGATGGCGATAAGAGCCGTTACCTTGGTAAAGGCGTCCTTAAAGCAGTGGATCACGTAAACAACGAGATCGCTGATGAGTTGGAAGAAAACTATTCAGTACTGGATCAAGTATCCATCGACCAAGCGTTGATCGAGCTTGACGGAACTGAAAACAAAGGCCGCCTCGGCGCTAACGCGATTCTGGGTGTTTCCATGGCAGTTGCCCATGCAGCAGCGAACTATTTGGACATGCCTCTTTACCAATACCTCGGCGGATTCAACGCCAAGCAATTGCCGGTACCGATGATGAACATCCTCAACGGCGGCGAGCATGCGGATAACAATGTCGACATCCAGGAATTCATGGTAATGCCAGTAGGCGCTGAATCTTTCCGCCATGCCCTTCGCATGGGTGCAGAAATCTTCCACAACTTGAAAACTGTACTGAAAGACAAAGGCTATAACACATCTGTAGGCGACGAAGGCGGATTCGCACCAAACCTTGGCTCGAACGAAGAAGCACTTGAGACGATCATGGTTGCGATCGAAAAAGCCGGCTTCAAACCAGGCCAAGACGTCTTGCTCGCAATGGACGTAGCTGCTTCTGAAATCTACGACAAAGAAAAAGGCGTCTACACATTGGCTGGCGACAACACGGTCAAAACTTCTGCTGAAATGGTCGACTGGTATGAAGAGTTGGCAAATAAATACCCGATCGTTTCCATTGAAGACGGATTGGACGAGAACGACTGGGATGGCTTTAAGCTATTGACAGACCGTATCGGCGATAAAGTACAGTTGGTCGGCGATGACTTGTTCGTTACGAACACGAGGAAATTGGCACAAGGCATCGAGCAAGGCATCGGCAACTCGATCCTGATCAAAGTAAACCAAATCGGTACATTGACTGAAACATTCGATGCAATCGAAATGGCGAAACGCGCTGGCTACACAGCGGTCATCTCCCACCGTTCAGGCGAGTCGGAAGATGTAACGATTGCAGACATCGCAGTTGCGACAAATGCAGGTCAAATCAAAACAGGCGCACCGTCACGTACGGACCGCGTAGCGAAATACAACCAATTGCTTCGCATCGAAGACCAATTGCACGACACAGCGAAATACTTGGGCGTTAAAACTTTCTATAACTTGAAGAAATAA